A genomic stretch from Streptomyces venezuelae ATCC 10712 includes:
- a CDS encoding ABC transporter ATP-binding protein yields the protein MLIRLLRTHLGPYRKPIALLVFLQFLQTCASLYLPTLNADIIDNGVVDGDTGYILRFGALMVGVSVVQVVCNVGAVFYGARTASALGRDVRAAVFDRVQSFSARELGHFGAPSLITRTTNDVQQIQMLVLMAFTLMVSAPIMCVGGIVMALGQDVPLSGVLLAVVPVLGVSVSLIVRRMRPLFRTMQERLDTVNRVLREQITGNRVIRAFVKDGYEEERFRGANAQLTDVSMATGRLMALMFPVVMTVVNISSVAVVWFGAHRIDSGGMQIGALTAFLAYLMQIVMAVMMATFMFMMVPRAEVCAERIEEVLATETSVVPPVKPVTKLDRRGHLEVRSADFRYPGAEESVLKDVGLVARPGETTAIIGSTGSGKSTLLGLVPRLFDATGGEVLVDGVDVRELDPRLMAKTVGLVPQKPYLFSGTVATNLRYGKPDATDEELWHALEVAQAADFVRNLEHGLNSPIAQGGTNVSGGQRQRLAIARTLVQRPEIYLFDDSFSALDYETDALLRAALAEETADSTVVIVAQRVSTIRDADRIVVLDEGRVVGTGRHQELMADNETYREIVLSQLTEAEAA from the coding sequence GTGCTCATAAGACTTCTCCGAACCCACCTCGGGCCCTACCGAAAACCGATCGCGCTGCTCGTGTTCCTGCAGTTCCTGCAGACCTGCGCGAGCCTCTACCTGCCGACCCTGAACGCGGACATCATCGACAACGGTGTCGTCGACGGGGACACCGGATACATCCTGCGCTTCGGCGCCCTGATGGTCGGCGTCTCCGTCGTCCAGGTCGTCTGCAACGTCGGCGCCGTGTTCTACGGCGCCCGTACCGCGTCCGCCCTGGGGCGGGACGTGCGCGCCGCGGTCTTCGACCGCGTGCAGTCGTTCTCCGCGCGGGAGCTGGGGCACTTCGGCGCGCCCTCGCTGATCACCCGTACGACCAATGACGTGCAGCAGATCCAGATGCTGGTCCTGATGGCGTTCACCCTGATGGTCTCCGCGCCCATCATGTGTGTCGGCGGCATCGTGATGGCGCTCGGCCAGGACGTGCCGCTCTCGGGCGTGCTGCTCGCCGTCGTGCCGGTCCTCGGGGTCTCCGTCTCCCTGATCGTGCGGAGGATGCGGCCGCTCTTCCGGACCATGCAGGAGCGTCTCGACACGGTGAACCGGGTGCTGCGCGAGCAGATCACCGGCAACCGGGTGATCCGGGCGTTCGTGAAGGACGGCTACGAGGAGGAGCGGTTCCGCGGTGCCAACGCGCAGCTGACCGACGTGTCGATGGCGACCGGCCGGCTGATGGCGCTGATGTTCCCGGTCGTCATGACCGTGGTGAACATCTCCAGCGTGGCCGTGGTCTGGTTCGGCGCGCACCGCATCGACAGCGGCGGGATGCAGATCGGCGCGCTGACCGCGTTCCTCGCGTATCTGATGCAGATTGTGATGGCGGTCATGATGGCCACCTTCATGTTCATGATGGTGCCGCGCGCCGAGGTCTGCGCGGAGCGCATCGAGGAGGTCCTGGCGACCGAGACGAGCGTGGTGCCGCCGGTGAAGCCGGTGACGAAGCTCGACCGGCGCGGGCATCTGGAGGTCAGGAGCGCGGACTTCCGGTACCCGGGCGCGGAGGAGTCCGTGCTCAAGGACGTCGGGCTCGTCGCCCGGCCCGGCGAGACGACCGCGATCATCGGCTCGACCGGCAGCGGCAAGTCGACCCTCCTCGGTCTCGTGCCGCGGCTCTTCGACGCCACCGGCGGCGAAGTCCTCGTCGACGGCGTCGACGTCCGCGAGCTCGACCCGCGGCTGATGGCCAAGACCGTCGGACTCGTCCCCCAGAAGCCCTACCTCTTCTCCGGGACCGTCGCCACCAACCTGCGGTACGGCAAGCCCGACGCCACCGACGAGGAACTCTGGCACGCCCTGGAGGTCGCCCAGGCCGCCGACTTCGTACGGAACCTGGAGCACGGCCTGAACTCCCCCATCGCCCAGGGCGGCACCAATGTCTCCGGCGGGCAGCGGCAGCGCCTCGCCATCGCGCGGACCCTGGTGCAGCGGCCGGAGATCTACCTCTTCGACGACTCGTTCTCCGCGCTCGACTACGAGACGGACGCCCTGCTCCGGGCGGCGCTCGCCGAGGAGACGGCCGACTCGACCGTCGTCATCGTCGCCCAGCGGGTCTCCACCATCCGGGACGCCGACCGGATCGTCGTCCTCGACGAGGGCCGGGTCGTCGGCACCGGACGGCACCAGGAGCTGATGGCGGACAACGAGACGTACCGGGAGATCGTGCTCTCCCAGCTCACCGAGGCGGAGGCAGCCTGA
- a CDS encoding ABC transporter ATP-binding protein — protein MAGPGGRMMAGGGPDQRSMDFKGSGKRLLKQLAPERGALWVMLLAGVLSVAASVIGPKILGRATDLVFAGVIGRQIEGGTKPEAIERLRAAGDSGMADMLSGVDFTPGQGIDFSAVGGVLLLVLGVYVAAGLLMLVSTRMSIKVINRTVYRMREDVQTKLARLPLSYFDKAKRGEVLSRATNDIDNISQTLQQSMGQLINSLLTIVGVLAMMFWISPLLALVALITVPVSVFVAAKIGKRSQPHFVQQWKSTGALNAHVEEMYSGHNLVKVFGRQEESARDFREQNEALYEAGFKAQFNSGVMQPVMFFISNINYVLVAVVGGLRVASGTLSIGDVQAFIQYSRQFSMPLTQVASMANLVQSGVASAERIFELLDAEEQEPDAPTGEKVADLKGKVALEGVSFRYEADKPLIEDLSLTVEPGQTVAIVGPTGAGKTTLVNLLMRFYEVTGGRITLDGVDIAGMSREQLRAGIGMVLQDTWLFGGTIADNIAYGATREVTRAEIEEAARAAHADRFVRTLPEGYDTVIDDEGAGVSAGEKQLITIARAFLSDPVILVLDEATSSVDTRTEVLIQKAMARLAHGRTSFVIAHRLSTIRDADVILVMENGSIVEQGTHEELLASGGAYSRLYAAQFAQAVAEVD, from the coding sequence ATGGCCGGTCCTGGCGGACGCATGATGGCCGGTGGCGGCCCCGACCAGCGGTCGATGGACTTCAAGGGCTCGGGCAAGCGGCTGCTGAAGCAGCTGGCGCCCGAGCGCGGCGCGCTCTGGGTGATGCTCCTCGCGGGCGTGCTGTCGGTGGCGGCCTCCGTGATCGGCCCGAAGATCCTCGGCAGGGCGACCGACCTCGTCTTCGCCGGTGTCATCGGGCGGCAGATCGAGGGCGGCACCAAGCCGGAGGCGATCGAGCGGCTCCGTGCGGCGGGCGACTCCGGGATGGCGGACATGCTGTCCGGGGTCGACTTCACACCGGGGCAGGGGATCGACTTCTCCGCCGTCGGCGGGGTGCTGCTCCTGGTCCTCGGCGTGTACGTGGCGGCGGGCCTGCTGATGCTGGTCTCCACCCGGATGTCGATCAAGGTGATCAACCGGACGGTCTACCGGATGCGGGAGGACGTCCAGACGAAGCTGGCCCGGCTCCCCCTGTCGTACTTCGACAAGGCGAAGCGCGGCGAGGTGCTGTCGCGGGCGACCAACGACATCGACAACATCTCGCAGACCCTCCAGCAGTCGATGGGCCAGCTGATCAACTCGCTGCTCACGATCGTCGGCGTGCTCGCGATGATGTTCTGGATCTCGCCACTGCTCGCGCTCGTCGCGCTGATCACGGTGCCGGTCTCGGTCTTCGTCGCCGCGAAGATCGGCAAGCGCTCGCAGCCGCACTTCGTGCAGCAGTGGAAGTCCACGGGCGCGCTCAACGCGCACGTGGAGGAGATGTACAGCGGGCACAACCTGGTGAAGGTCTTCGGCCGCCAGGAGGAGTCGGCCCGTGACTTCCGCGAGCAGAACGAGGCGCTGTACGAGGCCGGGTTCAAGGCGCAGTTCAACAGCGGTGTGATGCAGCCCGTGATGTTCTTCATCTCGAACATCAACTACGTCCTGGTGGCCGTGGTCGGCGGCCTGCGGGTGGCGAGCGGCACGCTCTCCATCGGTGACGTGCAGGCCTTCATCCAGTACTCGCGCCAGTTCTCGATGCCGCTGACGCAGGTCGCGTCGATGGCGAACCTGGTGCAGTCGGGCGTGGCATCGGCCGAGCGGATCTTCGAGCTGCTCGACGCCGAGGAGCAGGAGCCGGACGCCCCGACGGGCGAGAAGGTCGCCGACCTCAAGGGCAAGGTCGCCCTGGAGGGCGTCTCCTTCCGCTACGAGGCCGACAAGCCGCTCATCGAGGACCTGTCGCTCACCGTCGAGCCGGGCCAGACGGTCGCGATCGTCGGTCCGACCGGCGCCGGCAAGACGACCCTGGTCAACCTGCTCATGCGGTTCTACGAGGTGACGGGCGGCCGGATCACCCTCGACGGGGTGGACATCGCCGGCATGTCCCGGGAGCAGCTGCGGGCCGGGATCGGCATGGTCCTCCAGGACACCTGGCTGTTCGGCGGCACCATCGCCGACAACATCGCGTACGGCGCGACGCGCGAGGTGACCCGGGCGGAGATCGAGGAGGCGGCGCGGGCCGCGCACGCCGACCGGTTCGTGCGCACCCTGCCCGAGGGGTACGACACGGTCATCGACGACGAAGGGGCGGGGGTCAGCGCGGGCGAGAAGCAGCTGATCACCATCGCCCGGGCGTTCCTGTCCGACCCGGTGATCCTCGTCCTCGACGAGGCCACCAGCTCGGTCGACACCCGTACCGAGGTCCTGATCCAGAAGGCCATGGCGCGCCTGGCCCACGGGCGGACCTCGTTCGTGATCGCGCACCGGCTCTCCACCATCCGCGACGCGGACGTCATCCTGGTGATGGAGAACGGCTCGATCGTCGAACAGGGCACGCACGAGGAGCTGTTGGCGTCCGGCGGGGCCTACTCCCGCTTGTACGCGGCGCAGTTCGCGCAGGCGGTCGCCGAGGTCGACTGA
- a CDS encoding amphi-Trp domain-containing protein codes for MKDLKFEQKRSMTRLEAADQLAALAAALREGGDVELEYGQGTLSLSIPEELRSEVEVEVGNGEIELEIEFKWPTARARKARESGREEPAPEPEPAKAPPRRKSAPARTARTAAGTKRTAAGTKKTAGSRPPAAKKS; via the coding sequence ATGAAGGACCTCAAGTTCGAGCAGAAGCGCTCGATGACGCGTCTCGAAGCGGCCGACCAGCTCGCCGCGCTCGCGGCGGCGCTACGGGAAGGCGGCGACGTCGAACTGGAATACGGCCAGGGGACGCTGAGCCTCTCCATCCCCGAGGAGCTCCGCTCCGAGGTGGAGGTCGAGGTCGGCAACGGGGAGATCGAGCTGGAGATCGAGTTCAAGTGGCCGACCGCACGGGCCCGCAAGGCCCGGGAGAGCGGGCGGGAGGAGCCCGCACCCGAGCCGGAACCGGCGAAGGCCCCGCCGCGGCGCAAGAGCGCGCCGGCCAGGACCGCCCGGACCGCCGCCGGGACCAAGCGGACCGCCGCCGGCACGAAGAAGACCGCCGGTTCCCGGCCGCCTGCCGCGAAGAAGTCCTGA
- a CDS encoding DUF7144 family membrane protein produces the protein MSQHTPTGGQGSAGTAPGRAHRPGGGGVAGGGTVFAAVLLSVSGVLAVLQGIAAIAEDDVYARVGSYVFEFDLTSWGWIHLILGIFVALTGVGLFKGANWARAAGICLAGLSMIANFLWLPYQPWWALTLMAINVFIIWALCASWSRTTAG, from the coding sequence ATGAGCCAGCACACACCCACCGGAGGGCAGGGGAGCGCCGGTACCGCACCGGGGAGGGCCCATCGGCCCGGAGGCGGCGGCGTCGCCGGCGGAGGCACGGTGTTCGCCGCGGTACTGCTCTCGGTCTCGGGCGTCCTGGCCGTGCTCCAGGGCATCGCGGCCATCGCCGAGGACGACGTCTACGCCCGCGTCGGCAGCTACGTCTTCGAGTTCGACCTGACGTCCTGGGGCTGGATCCACCTCATCCTCGGGATCTTCGTCGCGCTGACCGGCGTCGGCCTCTTCAAGGGCGCGAACTGGGCGAGGGCGGCGGGTATCTGTCTGGCCGGCCTCAGCATGATCGCCAACTTCCTCTGGCTGCCGTACCAGCCGTGGTGGGCGCTCACCCTCATGGCGATCAACGTGTTCATCATCTGGGCCCTGTGCGCCAGCTGGTCGCGCACCACCGCCGGCTGA
- a CDS encoding chloride channel protein, giving the protein MAETDARPEEPGSGEQQPLEADRLRGLLLAPGYLKTLTVSALIGVPVSLVAFWFLVGLHALEHLLWADLPHDLGWDTPPWWWPLPLLLVAGAVVGLVAARLPGGGGQVPASGLHAGGASSATLPGVVIAATASLPLGAVLGPEAPLIALGGGLALLVRDLTRGPATPATTVLLGAAGAAAAIAAIFGNPLVAAVLLMEVAGAGGPRLFAVMLPALLSSGVGALVFTGFGRWTGLETGSLALRMPTPFPALDIGDVLWTIPLALAVAALLHPLLRAARRVAAFVAAGPVARTALCALAAAACAALYALLTDRSPAEVALSGQATLGQLAADPHAWGVGALVAVLLLKGTAYALCLGSLRGGLVFPALFLGAAAGVLLAPLPGFGLVPALAAGMAAATAAACRSAASSSSSSCSAAPR; this is encoded by the coding sequence ATGGCCGAGACCGACGCCCGTCCGGAGGAACCCGGCAGCGGGGAACAGCAGCCCCTGGAGGCGGACCGGCTGCGCGGCCTGCTCCTCGCCCCCGGCTACCTCAAGACCCTCACCGTCTCCGCCCTGATCGGCGTCCCGGTCTCGCTCGTCGCGTTCTGGTTCCTCGTCGGGCTGCACGCACTCGAACACCTCCTCTGGGCCGACCTGCCGCACGACCTCGGCTGGGACACCCCGCCCTGGTGGTGGCCGCTGCCCCTCCTGCTGGTCGCGGGGGCCGTCGTCGGCCTTGTCGCCGCACGCCTGCCCGGCGGCGGCGGTCAGGTCCCGGCGTCCGGCCTGCACGCCGGCGGCGCCTCGTCGGCCACGCTGCCCGGCGTCGTGATCGCCGCGACCGCGTCCCTGCCGCTCGGCGCCGTCCTGGGCCCCGAGGCACCGCTGATCGCGCTCGGCGGCGGGCTTGCCCTGCTCGTACGAGACCTGACGCGAGGTCCGGCGACGCCCGCCACGACCGTCCTGCTCGGCGCGGCCGGCGCCGCGGCCGCCATCGCCGCGATCTTCGGCAACCCGCTGGTCGCCGCGGTGCTCCTGATGGAGGTGGCGGGCGCCGGCGGCCCCCGGCTGTTCGCGGTCATGCTGCCGGCGCTGCTCTCCAGTGGCGTCGGCGCCCTGGTCTTCACCGGCTTCGGGCGCTGGACCGGTCTCGAGACCGGCAGCCTCGCCCTCCGCATGCCGACGCCCTTCCCCGCGCTGGACATCGGCGACGTGCTCTGGACGATCCCGCTCGCCCTCGCCGTCGCCGCCCTCCTGCACCCGCTCCTGAGGGCGGCCCGTCGCGTCGCCGCCTTCGTCGCCGCGGGCCCGGTCGCCCGCACCGCCCTCTGCGCCCTCGCCGCGGCGGCCTGCGCGGCGCTCTACGCCCTGCTCACCGACCGCTCCCCCGCCGAGGTCGCCCTGTCGGGCCAGGCCACCCTGGGGCAGCTGGCCGCCGACCCGCACGCCTGGGGGGTCGGCGCCCTCGTCGCGGTCCTCCTCCTGAAGGGGACCGCGTACGCCCTCTGCCTGGGCAGCCTCCGCGGCGGTCTCGTCTTCCCGGCCCTGTTCCTCGGGGCCGCCGCCGGCGTCCTGCTGGCCCCTCTCCCCGGCTTCGGCCTCGTCCCCGCCCTGGCGGCCGGCATGGCGGCCGCGACCGCCGCCGCCTGCCGGTCAGCAGCGTCGTCCTCGTCGTCCTCCTGCTCGGCGGCACCGCGATGA
- a CDS encoding FGGY family carbohydrate kinase, whose amino-acid sequence MGIVAGLDSSAEFTRIVVCDTDTGAVLRQGYAPHPGEPKAVDVDPQTWLLSLGEAATGGLLEGVQAIGVSAQQHGLVPLDAQGGLVRPALVRNDKRAQVAAADLVESLGGRQAWAEAVGSVPGAGQPVAKLRWLARTEPEHAARVAMILQPHDWLVWQLLGRPARRTTDRGAASGTGYWSARTGSYRPDLVELALGHQAVLPEVLGPAEAAGTTPEGLLISAGTGETMAAALGLGLGPGDAVVSLGASGSVMAVHHEALSDPRGMITSFADATGMHLPVVHTSNAVRTLRGTAEMLGVESLEELSALALKSTPGASGLVLLPYLEGERTPSLPHSAGTLSGLRRESMKPEHLARASFEGMLCGLTDAMDVLRGRGVEVRRVFLLGAAAALPAVQALAPALFGAQVVVPQPADYAALGAARQAAWALGVARGTLSPSAPLAWQGAAAQILEPGEDLAAGQAVRQQYVATRDQLHPGAFAS is encoded by the coding sequence ATGGGGATAGTCGCCGGACTCGACAGCTCAGCGGAGTTCACACGCATCGTCGTCTGTGACACGGACACGGGTGCCGTACTGCGGCAGGGTTACGCCCCGCACCCGGGCGAGCCCAAGGCCGTCGACGTCGACCCGCAGACCTGGCTGCTCTCGCTCGGGGAGGCCGCCACCGGCGGGCTCCTGGAGGGCGTCCAGGCCATCGGCGTGTCCGCGCAGCAGCACGGCCTCGTGCCGCTCGACGCGCAGGGCGGCCTGGTGCGGCCCGCGCTCGTCCGCAACGACAAGCGGGCCCAGGTCGCCGCCGCCGACCTCGTCGAATCCCTCGGGGGCCGGCAGGCCTGGGCCGAGGCCGTCGGCTCCGTGCCCGGCGCCGGGCAGCCGGTCGCCAAGCTGCGCTGGCTGGCCCGTACCGAACCCGAGCACGCGGCGCGGGTCGCGATGATCCTCCAGCCGCACGACTGGCTGGTCTGGCAGCTCCTCGGCCGCCCCGCCCGGCGCACCACCGACCGCGGCGCCGCCTCCGGCACCGGCTACTGGTCGGCCCGCACCGGTTCCTACCGCCCGGACCTGGTGGAGCTCGCGCTCGGCCACCAGGCGGTGCTGCCCGAGGTGCTCGGCCCCGCCGAGGCGGCCGGCACCACGCCCGAGGGGCTCCTCATCTCCGCCGGTACGGGCGAGACGATGGCCGCGGCGCTCGGCCTGGGGCTCGGCCCCGGCGACGCGGTGGTCTCCCTCGGCGCCTCCGGCTCCGTGATGGCCGTGCACCACGAGGCCCTCTCCGACCCCCGCGGCATGATCACCTCCTTCGCCGACGCCACCGGCATGCACCTGCCCGTCGTCCACACCTCCAACGCGGTACGGACGCTGCGCGGCACCGCCGAGATGCTGGGCGTGGAGTCCCTGGAGGAACTGTCGGCGCTGGCGCTGAAGTCGACGCCCGGTGCCTCCGGGCTCGTCCTGCTCCCCTATCTGGAGGGCGAGCGCACGCCGAGCCTGCCGCACTCCGCGGGCACGCTCAGCGGGCTGCGGCGCGAGTCGATGAAGCCCGAGCACCTGGCGCGGGCCTCGTTCGAGGGGATGCTCTGCGGGCTCACCGACGCGATGGACGTGCTGCGCGGCCGGGGCGTCGAGGTCCGGCGGGTGTTCCTGCTGGGCGCGGCCGCGGCGCTCCCGGCGGTGCAGGCGCTCGCGCCCGCGCTGTTCGGCGCGCAGGTCGTCGTCCCCCAGCCGGCCGACTACGCGGCGCTCGGCGCGGCGCGGCAGGCCGCCTGGGCCCTCGGGGTGGCGCGGGGCACGCTGTCGCCGTCGGCTCCCCTGGCCTGGCAGGGCGCGGCCGCGCAGATCCTGGAGCCGGGTGAGGACCTGGCCGCCGGCCAGGCGGTCCGGCAGCAGTACGTGGCGACGCGCGACCAGCTCCACCCGGGCGCGTTCGCTTCGTAA
- a CDS encoding DUF2252 domain-containing protein gives MPRKVTTALRAAHHATPEERAALGRKARRRSPRSGHAEYRPSADRPGPLTILEAQSATRVPELVPIRYGRMTESPFRFYRGAAAIMASDLAGTPRSGLTAQLCGDAHMLNFRLLASPERQLMFDINDFDETLPGPWEWDVKRLAASLVIAARANGFDDAERARIVRRTVRAYREAMIRFAGMRTIDVWYAKIDAARLEALTKDLLAKRGRKDLSRALAKARTRDSLQAFDRLTRTVDGRPVIAADPPLLVPVSDLLPELRRTALERQFRGLIERYGATLPSDRRTLLADYRLADVARKVVGVGSVGTRCWIFLLLGRDNRDPLFLQAKEADTSVLAPYAGASAYRNQGERVVSGQRLMQATSDILLGWERVDGIDGRRRDFYVRQLRDWKGIAEPERMLPRGMGAFGDMCGLTLARAHARSGDRIAIAAYLGRGDSFDRALARFAEAYADQNERDHRALVDAVRAGRLPGVR, from the coding sequence ATGCCCCGGAAAGTCACCACGGCGCTGCGCGCGGCGCACCACGCCACACCCGAGGAGCGTGCGGCGCTCGGCAGGAAGGCCCGGCGCCGCTCGCCGCGGTCGGGCCACGCCGAGTACCGGCCGTCCGCGGACCGTCCCGGCCCGCTGACGATCCTGGAGGCGCAGTCGGCGACCCGGGTCCCCGAGCTGGTCCCGATCCGCTACGGCCGCATGACCGAGTCGCCGTTCCGCTTCTACCGGGGCGCCGCCGCGATCATGGCGTCCGACCTGGCCGGCACCCCCCGCTCGGGGCTCACGGCCCAGCTGTGCGGGGACGCGCACATGCTGAACTTCCGTCTCCTCGCCTCGCCGGAGCGGCAGTTGATGTTCGACATCAACGACTTCGACGAGACGCTCCCCGGCCCCTGGGAGTGGGACGTCAAACGGCTGGCGGCGAGCCTCGTCATCGCCGCCCGGGCGAACGGCTTCGACGACGCCGAGCGGGCCCGGATCGTCCGGCGCACCGTCCGCGCGTACCGCGAGGCGATGATCCGCTTCGCGGGCATGCGCACCATCGACGTCTGGTACGCGAAGATCGACGCGGCCCGGCTGGAGGCACTGACCAAGGACCTGCTCGCCAAGCGCGGCCGCAAGGACCTGAGCCGCGCCCTGGCGAAGGCCCGTACCCGCGACAGCCTGCAGGCCTTCGACCGGCTCACCCGGACCGTCGACGGCCGGCCGGTGATCGCGGCGGACCCGCCGCTGCTCGTGCCGGTGTCCGACCTGCTGCCCGAGCTCCGGCGCACCGCCCTGGAGCGCCAGTTCCGCGGCCTCATCGAGCGGTACGGCGCCACCCTGCCCTCCGACCGGCGCACCCTCCTGGCGGACTACCGCCTCGCCGACGTCGCCCGCAAGGTGGTCGGCGTCGGCAGCGTCGGCACCCGCTGCTGGATCTTCCTGCTCCTCGGCCGTGACAACCGGGACCCGCTCTTCCTCCAGGCCAAGGAGGCGGACACCTCCGTCCTCGCCCCGTACGCGGGCGCCAGCGCGTACCGCAACCAGGGCGAGCGCGTCGTCTCCGGCCAGCGGCTGATGCAGGCCACCAGCGACATCCTCCTCGGCTGGGAGCGCGTGGACGGGATCGACGGCAGGCGGCGCGACTTCTACGTGCGCCAGTTGCGTGACTGGAAGGGCATCGCCGAACCGGAGCGGATGCTGCCCCGCGGCATGGGGGCCTTCGGCGACATGTGCGGGCTCACCCTGGCCCGCGCCCACGCGCGCTCCGGCGACCGGATCGCGATCGCCGCGTACCTGGGCCGCGGCGACTCGTTCGACCGGGCGCTCGCGCGCTTCGCGGAGGCCTATGCCGACCAGAACGAGCGCGACCACCGGGCCCTGGTCGACGCCGTACGCGCGGGCCGGTTGCCCGGCGTGCGGTGA
- a CDS encoding GAP family protein has protein sequence MVLDLFLIGLAIALYPLPGMALVLVLSSPRGVYKGLAFITAWLACLVAVIALVLLCTGGEPPAPRSPPSLASLAATLVIGLSLVVYSEHRRRRSRRVTAASDDGEGTAGSGRSPASRMDQATGWSAAGLAVLLQPWGMVSAAAATVVKADASHAQSFLALLGFCVLATSTLLAMELYTVFAPEDAQRDLTRLRAWLSRHKDQAIVLLCLLLGLWLVGRSLYQLTG, from the coding sequence GTGGTCCTCGACCTCTTCCTCATCGGCCTGGCCATCGCGCTCTACCCGCTGCCGGGCATGGCGCTGGTGCTGGTGCTCTCCTCGCCCCGTGGGGTGTACAAGGGGCTGGCGTTCATCACGGCCTGGCTCGCCTGCCTCGTCGCCGTGATCGCCCTGGTCCTGCTCTGCACGGGCGGAGAGCCGCCGGCGCCCCGCTCTCCTCCGTCGCTCGCGTCCCTCGCGGCCACGCTGGTCATCGGCCTGAGCCTGGTCGTCTACAGCGAGCACCGGCGCCGCCGCAGCCGCCGCGTCACCGCCGCGTCCGACGACGGGGAGGGGACGGCCGGGTCCGGGCGTTCGCCGGCCTCCCGGATGGACCAGGCCACCGGGTGGTCCGCCGCCGGGCTCGCCGTCCTCCTCCAGCCCTGGGGCATGGTGAGCGCCGCGGCCGCCACCGTGGTGAAGGCCGACGCCTCGCACGCCCAGTCCTTCCTGGCGCTCCTCGGCTTCTGCGTCCTGGCCACCTCCACCCTGCTGGCCATGGAGCTGTACACGGTCTTCGCGCCGGAGGACGCGCAGCGGGACCTGACGCGGCTGCGGGCGTGGCTGTCGCGCCACAAGGACCAGGCGATCGTCCTGCTCTGCCTCCTGCTCGGGCTGTGGCTCGTCGGCCGGAGTCTGTACCAGCTGACGGGATGA
- a CDS encoding SHOCT domain-containing protein gives MRDSMVNLAVDYPLLNMFWTMLMLFLWILWFMLLFRIIGDIFRDDDLNGWGKAGWSAFVILLPFLGVFVYLIARGRSMGERELKRIRQNEEQFRSYVRETTGSGGGQAEELSRLAELKNSGAITEAEFTQAKAKVLAS, from the coding sequence ATGAGGGACTCGATGGTGAACCTGGCAGTGGACTACCCGCTGCTGAACATGTTCTGGACCATGCTGATGCTGTTCCTGTGGATCCTCTGGTTCATGTTGCTGTTCCGCATCATCGGCGACATCTTCCGCGACGACGACCTGAACGGCTGGGGCAAGGCGGGGTGGAGCGCCTTCGTCATCCTGCTGCCCTTCCTGGGCGTGTTCGTCTACCTGATCGCCCGCGGGCGCTCCATGGGCGAGCGCGAGCTGAAGCGGATCCGGCAGAACGAGGAGCAGTTCCGCTCGTACGTGCGCGAGACCACCGGGAGCGGCGGCGGCCAGGCGGAGGAACTGTCCCGGCTCGCCGAGCTGAAGAACAGCGGCGCCATCACGGAGGCCGAGTTCACCCAGGCCAAGGCGAAGGTCCTCGCGAGCTGA